A portion of the Vicingus serpentipes genome contains these proteins:
- a CDS encoding Ig-like domain-containing protein: MRNTLNWIFALLLVVFNSCNKDLSDESIPTIYIASPSQGQYFSVGDTIYIQGNVSDNNSLTNISISLNDDNNISTGNSINLNLNSGNYVLNEKLILDNPQMASGKYSLAITVNDGINSTSKFVELNINEFPKRRNGFVLFSNNGTSTNIVKLDSLNNASMLYNVNGDFLNGVVNSINQEVISSGNLSGNLTAYNLSTGMISWSLNNNASGFAHFTGLAANENQTFVGYFNQNIQSYLKSGIPNFSAQALTNFYTEQLSVHNGSLLVTEQKHKTIAEIRLVAYYLATGLEKQNTIINEDVIDMYSLSNNELVVFTNNAINGKIQVFDIAQNSIWQPFLLNAGLIEDCTEISLGKYLIIQNGDLILVNYNNFTKTIYLSGINAQKVKYDYLTNQLGVISGSELSVYDYSSKIKMTSYINSEAISDFDIWYNK, translated from the coding sequence ATGAGAAACACACTAAATTGGATTTTTGCGTTATTACTTGTTGTTTTTAATTCATGCAATAAGGATTTGAGTGATGAATCAATTCCAACAATTTACATTGCTTCTCCATCTCAAGGACAATATTTTTCAGTAGGAGATACCATTTATATTCAGGGAAATGTTAGTGACAATAATAGTTTAACTAATATAAGTATTTCGTTAAATGATGATAATAATATTTCTACTGGAAACAGTATTAATTTGAATTTAAATTCGGGAAATTATGTATTGAATGAAAAACTAATTTTAGATAATCCTCAAATGGCTTCAGGAAAGTATAGCTTAGCAATTACTGTAAATGATGGCATTAACTCTACTTCTAAGTTTGTTGAACTAAATATTAATGAATTTCCTAAAAGAAGAAATGGATTTGTTTTGTTTAGTAATAATGGAACTTCAACAAATATTGTTAAACTAGATAGTTTGAATAATGCCTCAATGCTATATAATGTAAATGGTGATTTTTTAAATGGAGTAGTAAACTCGATTAATCAAGAAGTAATTAGTTCTGGAAATTTATCGGGCAATTTAACTGCTTATAACTTAAGCACAGGTATGATTTCATGGAGTTTAAATAATAATGCAAGTGGTTTTGCTCATTTTACAGGACTGGCAGCTAATGAAAATCAGACTTTTGTAGGATATTTCAATCAAAATATACAAAGTTACTTGAAGTCAGGTATTCCTAATTTTAGTGCTCAAGCATTAACTAATTTTTATACTGAACAGCTTTCTGTTCACAATGGAAGTCTGTTAGTTACTGAGCAAAAGCACAAGACTATTGCTGAGATTCGTTTAGTAGCTTATTATTTAGCAACCGGATTAGAAAAGCAAAACACAATAATTAATGAAGATGTTATTGATATGTATTCCTTATCAAATAACGAGCTAGTTGTTTTTACTAATAATGCAATTAATGGTAAAATTCAAGTTTTTGATATTGCTCAAAATTCAATATGGCAACCATTTCTTTTAAATGCAGGACTTATTGAAGATTGTACAGAGATTAGTTTAGGGAAATATTTAATTATTCAGAATGGAGATTTGATTCTAGTTAATTATAACAATTTTACTAAAACAATTTATTTAAGTGGAATAAATGCTCAAAAAGTGAAGTACGATTATTTAACTAATCAACTTGGAGTAATAAGTGGTTCCGAATTATCGGTTTATGATTATTCCTCTAAAATAAAAATGACCTCTTATATTAATTCAGAGGCCATTTCAGATTTTGATATTTGGTATAATAAATAA
- the dnaB gene encoding replicative DNA helicase — MDKTSGRKRTKPASSTSNIPNTHGKLPPQAVDLEEAVLGALMLEKEAVNTAIDILQAKSFYKDAHQKIFACIQDLFTRSEPIDILTVTQDLKQKGELDIVGGAYYITQLTNRVASAANIEFHARVIAQKYIQRELIRISSNIITEAYDETTDVFTLLDKAESNLFAVAEGNLNKSYDSMSDLIRESIKKIETAKNQEEGVIGVASGFTALDRVTSGWQPSDLVIIAARPAMGKTSFVLSLMRNAAVDFKMPVAFFSLEMSSVQLVTRLISAESEISSEKLRSGNLRNDEIQQIHSRITGLAEAPIFIDDTAGLSVFELRAKARRLKAQHNIQLLIIDYLQLMTAGGDHKGGNREQEISTISRSLKSIAKELNIPVLALSQLSRAVETRGGDKKPMLSDLRESGSIEQDADMVQFLHRPDYYGITEDEDGNSTVGIANIIIAKHRNGAVCDVQLRFINELAKFEDLDKSAFYNNDLDDGNFATMPVGTDFENQGTITRASRMNDNDDFDFDNDDNDAPF, encoded by the coding sequence ATGGATAAAACATCAGGAAGGAAAAGAACGAAGCCAGCTTCGTCAACAAGTAATATTCCTAATACACATGGAAAATTACCTCCACAGGCAGTTGATTTAGAAGAAGCTGTATTGGGAGCTTTAATGCTTGAAAAAGAAGCTGTAAATACGGCTATAGATATTTTACAAGCTAAAAGTTTTTATAAAGATGCTCATCAAAAAATATTTGCTTGTATTCAAGATTTATTTACTAGATCTGAGCCTATAGATATATTAACCGTAACACAAGATTTAAAACAAAAAGGCGAGCTTGATATAGTTGGTGGAGCATATTACATAACTCAATTAACAAACCGCGTAGCCTCTGCTGCTAATATTGAATTTCATGCTCGTGTTATTGCACAAAAATATATACAACGAGAGTTAATAAGAATATCATCAAACATTATTACAGAAGCTTACGATGAAACTACCGATGTTTTTACATTGTTAGATAAAGCTGAAAGTAATTTATTTGCTGTTGCAGAAGGTAACTTAAATAAAAGTTACGACAGCATGTCTGATTTAATTCGTGAATCGATTAAAAAGATAGAAACTGCAAAAAATCAAGAAGAAGGAGTTATTGGTGTTGCTTCTGGATTTACCGCTTTAGACAGAGTTACTTCTGGTTGGCAACCTTCAGATTTAGTAATTATTGCAGCTCGACCTGCAATGGGAAAAACATCTTTTGTGCTTTCGTTAATGAGAAATGCAGCTGTAGATTTTAAAATGCCTGTTGCCTTTTTTTCACTAGAGATGTCTTCTGTTCAATTGGTTACACGTTTAATTTCTGCTGAATCAGAAATTTCTTCTGAAAAGCTAAGAAGTGGAAACTTAAGAAATGACGAAATACAACAAATTCACAGTAGAATTACTGGATTAGCAGAGGCTCCTATTTTTATTGATGACACAGCTGGTTTATCAGTATTTGAACTTAGAGCAAAAGCACGAAGACTAAAAGCTCAACATAATATACAATTATTAATAATTGATTATTTACAATTAATGACTGCTGGAGGAGACCACAAAGGTGGAAACCGTGAGCAAGAAATTAGTACAATTTCTCGATCATTAAAAAGTATTGCAAAAGAATTGAACATTCCTGTTTTAGCCTTATCTCAATTAAGTAGAGCCGTAGAAACTAGAGGTGGAGATAAAAAACCTATGCTTTCAGATTTAAGGGAATCTGGTTCTATTGAGCAAGATGCTGATATGGTTCAGTTTCTTCACCGCCCGGATTATTATGGAATAACAGAGGATGAAGATGGAAACTCTACTGTTGGTATTGCCAATATTATTATTGCCAAGCATAGAAATGGTGCGGTTTGTGATGTACAATTAAGATTCATTAACGAATTAGCAAAATTTGAAGACCTTGATAAAAGTGCATTTTACAACAATGATTTAGACGACGGAAATTTTGCTACAATGCCTGTTGGCACTGATTTTGAAAATCAAGGGACAATCACACGTGCTTCACGAATGAATGATAACGATGATTTTGATTTCGATAATGATGATAATGATGCACCTTTTTAA
- a CDS encoding asparagine synthetase B, with the protein MHFKNKLITLLILVFLSFKANATYLLIPMDNVQKNHLKAYGVAFWILENQVDINWLLNYRGGSFMIKHIKAIEEELIIRGVTFEVIADVKSTAILQQIADPEVNMDVVKLEKVPKVAVYSPKNKQPWDDAVTLVLTYAEIPYDVIYDDEIIQDKLPLYDWLHLHHEDFTGQYGKFYARYRSAAWYKEQVRYNEETASKLGFSKVSELKLGVAKKIKEFTMGGGFLFAMCSGTDALDIALAAENIDICEAMFDGDGTTPDYNSKLDYSKTFAFKDFTLKTNPLEYEFSNIDATETHAKTPEKLDNFTLFDFSAKWDPVPTMLCQNHETLIKGFFGQTTSYNKQFLKSSTLVMGENKSLNAAKYIHGEMGKGTWTFYGGHDPADYRHMVGDPPTDLNLHPNSAAYRLILNNVLFPAAKKKKQKT; encoded by the coding sequence ATGCATTTTAAGAACAAATTAATTACCCTGCTAATACTAGTGTTTCTTTCATTTAAAGCAAACGCTACCTATTTGCTTATCCCTATGGATAATGTTCAAAAAAATCATTTAAAAGCTTATGGCGTAGCTTTTTGGATTTTAGAAAATCAAGTAGATATCAATTGGTTATTAAATTACCGAGGTGGAAGTTTTATGATAAAACACATTAAAGCCATAGAAGAAGAATTAATAATTAGAGGTGTAACATTTGAAGTAATTGCTGATGTTAAGTCAACAGCTATTTTACAACAAATTGCCGATCCTGAGGTAAATATGGATGTCGTGAAATTAGAAAAAGTTCCAAAAGTTGCTGTTTATTCACCAAAAAACAAACAACCTTGGGATGATGCTGTAACTCTAGTTTTAACCTATGCTGAAATTCCTTACGATGTAATTTATGATGATGAAATAATTCAGGACAAATTACCGCTTTATGATTGGTTACACTTGCATCACGAAGATTTTACGGGGCAATATGGAAAGTTTTATGCAAGATATAGAAGTGCAGCATGGTACAAAGAACAAGTAAGATACAACGAAGAAACAGCAAGCAAACTAGGTTTTAGTAAAGTTTCGGAACTAAAATTAGGTGTCGCAAAAAAAATAAAAGAATTTACCATGGGTGGAGGTTTCTTATTTGCTATGTGCTCCGGAACAGATGCTCTTGATATTGCTTTAGCAGCTGAGAATATAGATATTTGTGAAGCCATGTTTGATGGCGATGGAACGACTCCTGATTATAATTCTAAATTAGATTACAGTAAAACTTTTGCTTTCAAGGATTTTACGCTAAAAACTAATCCTTTAGAATATGAATTTTCTAATATAGACGCTACCGAAACACATGCTAAAACACCTGAAAAATTAGACAATTTTACCTTATTTGATTTTTCAGCAAAATGGGACCCTGTTCCAACCATGTTATGCCAAAACCATGAAACATTAATTAAAGGCTTTTTTGGTCAAACAACCTCGTACAATAAGCAATTTTTAAAATCAAGCACACTTGTAATGGGTGAAAACAAAAGTTTAAACGCTGCTAAATACATACATGGAGAAATGGGGAAAGGTACTTGGACTTTTTATGGTGGTCATGACCCTGCTGATTACCGCCACATGGTTGGTGACCCTCCTACCGATTTAAACTTGCATCCAAATTCGGCAGCTTATCGTTTAATCCTAAACAATGTATTATTTCCTGCAGCTAAGAAAAAGAAGCAAAAGACTTAA
- a CDS encoding putative porin, which produces MKQYFFILFIFNLFTVNAQQETDSLAQTNKEYETVLFNDNNFLDILFYKHFNNTPISNLGTYGSSFYFPTTYNLDNQKNVFAPTSVKDKLFKLEGFKPFTNLTWINAGRREQILSLNHIQKFGKLASLHFNYKRVSSPGIYINQEANQNLFTGDFRFNTDNNLYQLRLAAEIDRIENQENGGLADITDFEKDSLGRRSLYTVNNEQSYYTLKQTNVEVSQRLNFINSKIDSIRSNKVYVGLENEYNTKRRSYFDYDISSPIYAETYLDSTSKFWVDSTFAKYFRNTINLGFDNGKFSVQGSFDYYQHEYNQFMGIDSNFNSFYAGLMIGYKTNKTITNANFSYGLNGYNADDVNSSIHVKYKPTEILTIGLEGSYKLIEPELYYKNFISNHFKWINDSLEKEQTIYFGAKVKLEKYRLTLFANAKLRDNFMYFDTLVNLIQHDFATNNISLGVEKDYRIYKFHFKTALIYQITSDDVIMPLPNIVARQVVYYENKLFKRSLKVRVGANASFTSDYYAYEFMPSISQFYAQNKNEIGAYPYVDFFISTHLKRAQVFFKWEHINAGMSGYSYLLTPTTPAHDRSFKFGVSWNMFD; this is translated from the coding sequence ATGAAACAATACTTTTTTATATTATTCATATTTAATCTTTTTACTGTTAATGCACAACAGGAGACCGATTCTCTTGCTCAAACTAATAAAGAATATGAAACTGTATTGTTTAATGATAATAATTTTCTAGACATTCTTTTTTACAAACATTTTAATAATACACCTATTTCAAATCTAGGGACATACGGTTCTTCGTTTTATTTTCCTACTACATATAATCTTGATAATCAAAAAAATGTTTTTGCTCCCACTTCGGTAAAAGATAAACTATTTAAGCTTGAAGGGTTTAAACCCTTTACCAACTTAACGTGGATTAATGCAGGACGAAGAGAACAAATATTATCCTTAAACCATATACAGAAATTTGGAAAGTTAGCTTCACTGCATTTTAATTATAAAAGAGTTAGTTCCCCAGGTATTTATATTAATCAAGAAGCAAATCAAAATTTATTTACAGGAGATTTTCGTTTCAATACGGATAATAATTTATATCAATTAAGACTAGCTGCAGAAATTGATAGAATAGAAAATCAAGAAAATGGAGGTTTAGCAGATATCACTGATTTTGAAAAAGATAGTTTAGGCAGAAGAAGTTTATATACAGTAAATAATGAACAATCGTATTATACGTTGAAACAAACGAATGTTGAAGTTAGTCAACGATTAAATTTTATAAACTCAAAAATTGATTCAATACGTAGTAATAAAGTTTATGTTGGTTTAGAAAATGAGTATAATACAAAACGTAGAAGTTATTTTGATTACGATATCAGTTCTCCGATTTACGCCGAAACTTATTTAGATTCTACTTCTAAATTTTGGGTTGACTCTACCTTTGCTAAGTATTTTAGAAATACGATTAACTTGGGGTTTGATAACGGAAAATTTAGTGTTCAAGGAAGTTTTGATTATTACCAACATGAATATAATCAGTTTATGGGTATAGACTCTAATTTTAATTCTTTTTATGCTGGATTAATGATTGGTTATAAAACTAATAAGACAATAACAAATGCAAACTTTAGCTATGGATTAAATGGATATAATGCTGATGATGTGAATTCTTCTATTCATGTTAAGTATAAGCCAACAGAAATTCTTACAATTGGTTTAGAAGGAAGTTATAAATTAATTGAACCAGAGTTGTATTATAAAAACTTTATATCAAACCATTTTAAATGGATAAATGATAGTTTAGAAAAAGAGCAAACAATATATTTTGGAGCTAAAGTTAAACTTGAAAAATATAGATTAACTCTTTTTGCAAATGCCAAGTTGAGAGATAATTTTATGTATTTCGATACATTGGTAAACTTGATACAACATGATTTTGCAACTAACAATATTTCTTTGGGAGTTGAAAAAGATTACCGTATTTATAAATTTCATTTTAAAACAGCCTTAATTTATCAAATAACTTCTGATGATGTTATTATGCCTTTACCAAATATAGTAGCAAGGCAAGTAGTGTATTATGAGAATAAGCTTTTTAAAAGAAGCTTAAAAGTTAGAGTTGGTGCTAATGCTAGTTTTACTTCTGATTATTACGCTTATGAATTTATGCCAAGTATTTCTCAATTTTATGCGCAAAACAAAAATGAAATAGGAGCTTATCCTTATGTTGATTTTTTTATTAGTACGCATTTAAAAAGAGCACAAGTATTTTTTAAGTGGGAACATATTAATGCAGGTATGTCAGGATATTCTTATTTGCTAACCCCAACAACTCCTGCACACGATAGGTCGTTTAAATTTGGAGTAAGTTGGAATATGTTTGATTAA
- a CDS encoding C40 family peptidase has translation MQKLVYISFLFVVFSSCGKKEVLVSSKSHNEIIEKYADKLQISKSQITNVSLYEFIDKWYGTKYKYGGLSTSGVDCSGFCNILYKEVYKTELPRSTKDIARQLKKVNQSNLEEGYLIFFDIEGKKNSHVGVYLKNNRFVHASTSKGVIISSLENPYYKKAYNKGGTIK, from the coding sequence ATGCAAAAGCTTGTATATATATCCTTTCTATTTGTTGTTTTTTCATCTTGTGGGAAAAAAGAAGTGTTGGTTTCAAGCAAATCTCATAATGAAATTATTGAGAAGTATGCAGATAAATTACAAATTTCAAAATCACAGATAACGAACGTTTCTTTATATGAGTTTATAGATAAATGGTACGGAACAAAATACAAATATGGTGGACTTTCAACTTCTGGTGTTGATTGTTCAGGCTTCTGTAATATTTTATACAAAGAAGTTTATAAAACAGAGTTGCCAAGAAGTACTAAAGATATTGCTAGACAGCTCAAAAAGGTAAATCAATCAAATTTGGAGGAAGGGTATTTGATTTTTTTTGACATAGAAGGAAAAAAGAATTCACACGTTGGAGTCTATTTAAAGAATAATCGGTTTGTTCATGCAAGTACAAGTAAGGGGGTCATTATCTCAAGTTTAGAAAATCCATATTACAAAAAAGCATATAATAAAGGAGGTACAATAAAATGA
- the paaA gene encoding 1,2-phenylacetyl-CoA epoxidase subunit PaaA — protein sequence MEDLRKLEEFQAKIDAEIKIEPKDWMPEDYKKHLQRQISQHAHSEVIGMQPEGNWISRAPSLRAKVVLLAKIQDEAGHGQYLYSAAETLGKSRDEFIEELQSGKAKYSSIFNYPTLTWADMGAVGWLVDGAAIVNQVSLQRTSYGPYSRAMVRICKEESFHQRQGYEIMATMANGTPEQKAMAQDALNRFWWPSIMMFGPHDSDSPNTGNAVKWKIKRETNDELRQKFIDKTVQQAEVIGLTIPDPDLKWNEDRGHYDFGEMDWDEFWRVVKGNGPCNKQRLNHHKKAHNDGAWVREAAIAYAEKQKEKQLVA from the coding sequence ATGGAAGATTTAAGAAAACTAGAAGAGTTTCAAGCAAAAATTGATGCAGAAATAAAAATAGAACCAAAAGACTGGATGCCTGAAGATTACAAAAAACATCTTCAGCGTCAAATATCGCAACACGCTCATTCAGAAGTTATTGGAATGCAACCTGAAGGAAATTGGATTAGCAGAGCCCCAAGTTTAAGAGCTAAAGTAGTTTTATTAGCAAAGATTCAAGATGAGGCTGGACATGGTCAATATTTATATTCTGCTGCTGAAACTTTAGGCAAAAGTAGAGATGAATTTATTGAAGAATTACAAAGTGGAAAGGCTAAATATTCAAGTATATTTAATTATCCTACATTAACATGGGCAGATATGGGTGCTGTAGGTTGGTTAGTTGATGGTGCTGCAATTGTAAATCAAGTTTCATTGCAACGTACTTCTTATGGGCCATACTCAAGAGCAATGGTAAGAATTTGTAAAGAAGAAAGTTTCCATCAACGTCAAGGATATGAAATTATGGCAACTATGGCTAATGGAACTCCTGAACAAAAAGCAATGGCTCAAGATGCGCTAAATCGATTTTGGTGGCCATCAATAATGATGTTTGGCCCACATGATTCAGATTCTCCGAACACAGGTAATGCTGTAAAATGGAAAATAAAACGTGAGACAAACGATGAATTACGTCAAAAATTTATTGATAAAACTGTTCAACAAGCAGAAGTTATTGGATTAACAATTCCTGATCCAGATTTAAAATGGAATGAAGATAGAGGTCATTATGATTTTGGTGAAATGGATTGGGATGAATTTTGGAGAGTTGTAAAAGGTAATGGACCATGCAATAAGCAACGATTAAACCACCATAAAAAAGCACATAATGATGGTGCATGGGTAAGAGAGGCAGCAATTGCATATGCTGAAAAACAAAAAGAAAAGCAATTAGTAGCTTAA
- a CDS encoding 2Fe-2S iron-sulfur cluster-binding protein: MSLFKTVKVKEIRKETSDAVSVAFNVNISANPEFEYKSGQYITIKKLINGEDVRRSYSLSSAPNENDFRIAVKKIEGGKMSSFLNDNLKEGEDIEVMLPAGNFALNPENNKHYVGFAAGSGITPIISMIKSALSSTDSKFTLYYGNKTDASTIFKKELDQLATENPDRLKLNYIYSKQVSANKLFEGRITKEKFEEFLREDIALLKADGFYLCGPEQMINEVSERLSYLGVDKNKVHFELFTAPTNKEEDKIIAENNFSGTSKITAIMDGEEIEFDLASNGDFILDAAIEHGIDAPFSCKGAVCCTCKAQVIEGKAVMDMNYSLSDAEVEEGFILTCQSHPASEKVIVDFDVI, translated from the coding sequence ATGAGTTTATTTAAGACAGTAAAAGTTAAAGAAATTAGAAAAGAAACTAGTGATGCAGTTTCTGTAGCTTTTAATGTGAATATTTCTGCAAATCCTGAGTTTGAATACAAATCAGGACAATATATAACTATCAAGAAGCTAATAAATGGAGAAGACGTAAGAAGGTCTTATTCATTGAGTAGTGCTCCAAATGAAAATGATTTTAGAATTGCAGTAAAAAAAATTGAAGGGGGTAAAATGTCTTCATTTTTAAATGACAATTTAAAAGAAGGTGAAGATATTGAAGTAATGTTGCCAGCAGGTAATTTTGCATTAAATCCAGAAAATAATAAGCATTATGTTGGATTTGCAGCAGGTAGTGGAATAACTCCAATTATTTCAATGATTAAATCAGCACTTTCTTCTACTGATTCAAAGTTTACTTTGTATTATGGGAATAAAACTGATGCTTCTACAATTTTTAAAAAAGAGTTAGATCAGTTAGCAACTGAAAACCCTGATAGATTAAAACTAAACTATATATATAGTAAGCAAGTAAGTGCTAACAAGTTATTTGAAGGTAGAATCACAAAAGAGAAGTTTGAAGAATTTTTAAGAGAAGATATTGCTTTGTTAAAAGCAGATGGATTTTACTTATGTGGTCCTGAACAAATGATTAATGAAGTTTCAGAACGTCTAAGTTATTTAGGTGTAGATAAAAACAAAGTGCATTTCGAATTATTTACAGCTCCAACCAATAAAGAAGAGGATAAAATAATAGCAGAAAATAATTTTTCTGGAACAAGTAAAATTACTGCAATTATGGATGGAGAAGAAATTGAGTTTGACTTAGCTTCTAATGGAGATTTTATTCTAGATGCAGCAATTGAACATGGAATAGATGCCCCATTCTCATGTAAGGGTGCTGTATGTTGTACATGTAAAGCTCAGGTAATAGAGGGTAAAGCTGTTATGGATATGAATTATTCTTTATCAGATGCAGAAGTGGAAGAAGGATTTATTTTAACCTGTCAATCGCACCCAGCATCTGAGAAAGTAATTGTAGATTTTGATGTGATATAA
- a CDS encoding acetyl-CoA carboxylase carboxyltransferase subunit alpha: MAVYLDFEEPIKVLEDQLAENVKLQVDKGVDTSKIINEIEKKLVETRKEIYSNLTPWQKVQVSRHPERPYTLAYIKAITDGEFIELHGDRTVKDDKAMVGGFGSIDGQTVMFIGQQKGINTKMRQYRNFGMPNPEGYRKALRLMKMAEKFNKPVVCLVDTPGAFPGLEAEERGQGEAIARNLLEMSQLEVPIIVIVIGEGASGGALGIGIGDKVLMLENTWYSVISPESCSSILWRSWDFKERAAEALKLTANDMLENKLIDGIIKEPIGGAHTNPDKTFEIVKKEILKHLAKLKETDKDKLVASRIKKFCAMGAVGE, translated from the coding sequence ATGGCAGTATATTTAGATTTTGAAGAACCAATAAAAGTTTTAGAAGATCAGTTAGCTGAAAATGTAAAACTACAAGTAGATAAAGGGGTTGACACTTCTAAAATTATCAACGAGATTGAAAAAAAACTAGTTGAAACTAGAAAAGAAATTTATAGTAATCTTACTCCTTGGCAAAAAGTTCAAGTATCTAGACACCCAGAAAGACCATACACTTTAGCATATATTAAAGCCATTACTGATGGTGAATTTATTGAGTTACATGGCGATAGAACGGTAAAAGATGACAAGGCCATGGTTGGTGGTTTTGGTAGTATTGACGGTCAAACAGTGATGTTTATTGGTCAACAAAAAGGAATCAATACCAAGATGCGTCAGTACAGAAACTTTGGAATGCCAAATCCTGAAGGCTACAGAAAGGCCTTAAGGTTAATGAAAATGGCTGAGAAGTTTAATAAACCTGTAGTTTGTTTGGTTGATACCCCTGGTGCTTTTCCTGGATTAGAAGCTGAAGAAAGAGGGCAAGGAGAGGCAATTGCAAGAAACTTATTAGAAATGTCTCAATTAGAGGTTCCTATTATTGTTATTGTTATTGGTGAAGGAGCATCTGGTGGTGCGTTAGGAATTGGTATTGGCGACAAAGTTTTAATGCTTGAAAATACATGGTATTCAGTAATATCTCCAGAATCTTGTTCTTCTATTTTATGGAGAAGCTGGGATTTTAAAGAAAGAGCTGCCGAAGCATTAAAATTAACAGCAAATGACATGCTAGAAAATAAACTTATTGATGGCATTATTAAAGAACCAATCGGTGGAGCTCACACTAATCCAGATAAAACTTTTGAAATAGTTAAAAAGGAAATCTTAAAGCATTTAGCGAAATTAAAAGAAACTGATAAGGATAAATTAGTTGCTTCTCGAATTAAAAAATTCTGCGCAATGGGCGCTGTTGGTGAATAA
- the paaB gene encoding 1,2-phenylacetyl-CoA epoxidase subunit PaaB — MSNTDNQGGVWEVFIQSKPGLPHKHAGSVHATDKEMALQNARDMYTRRQEGTCLWVVPLNAIVSSMPDDNDSFFDPSDDKIYRHPTHYVMPDGAKHI; from the coding sequence ATGAGTAATACAGATAATCAAGGAGGCGTTTGGGAAGTTTTTATACAAAGTAAACCAGGACTTCCTCACAAACACGCAGGAAGTGTGCACGCGACAGATAAAGAAATGGCTTTGCAAAATGCTAGAGATATGTATACAAGAAGACAGGAAGGAACTTGTCTTTGGGTTGTGCCTTTAAATGCAATTGTTTCTTCAATGCCTGATGATAATGATTCGTTTTTTGATCCTTCGGATGATAAAATTTATAGACATCCTACGCATTATGTAATGCCTGATGGTGCAAAACACATCTAA
- a CDS encoding SDR family oxidoreductase: MNILITGASRGIGRELVLKFAQNPNSTIVVLTTNSEQLNSLAIECLEVFNNSIIFHSINFLSENINQELAKLFESINLNFDIVINNAGKLINKPFLQNTLKELEELNKINIYGPYLVCQQIIGKYANKNCHIINIGSMGGVQGSVKFPGLSIYSLTKAALANLTECLAEEFKDTGIKINCLALGSAQTEMLEEAFPGYKSTVSAKEMAEYIFQFSISSGKFFNGKIIPVSVTTP; this comes from the coding sequence ATGAATATATTAATTACTGGTGCAAGTAGAGGTATTGGCAGAGAATTGGTTTTAAAATTTGCTCAAAATCCAAACAGCACAATTGTAGTATTAACAACAAATTCCGAACAGCTAAACTCATTAGCTATTGAATGTTTGGAGGTATTCAATAATTCTATAATTTTTCATTCAATAAATTTTTTGAGCGAAAATATCAATCAAGAACTCGCAAAGTTATTCGAGAGTATAAATTTAAACTTTGATATAGTTATTAATAATGCTGGTAAACTTATAAATAAACCTTTTTTACAGAATACTTTAAAAGAATTAGAAGAATTAAATAAGATTAACATATATGGGCCTTATCTTGTTTGCCAACAAATAATTGGTAAGTATGCTAATAAAAACTGCCATATTATTAATATTGGTAGTATGGGAGGGGTTCAAGGAAGTGTTAAATTTCCAGGGCTATCTATTTATAGTTTAACAAAAGCTGCTTTAGCTAATCTAACTGAATGCCTAGCTGAAGAATTTAAAGATACAGGTATAAAAATTAACTGTTTAGCCTTGGGTTCTGCTCAAACTGAAATGTTGGAAGAAGCTTTTCCTGGATATAAATCTACAGTTTCAGCAAAAGAAATGGCAGAATACATTTTCCAATTCAGCATTTCAAGTGGGAAATTTTTTAACGGTAAAATCATTCCAGTTTCAGTTACAACGCCTTAA